The genomic stretch GTGCGGTTTGCCGTGAACTTTGAGGATGGTCACAAGACGGGCTTTTTCTGCGACCAGCGCGACAACCGACTGAAATTCGGCCAGCTGGCCAAAGGGCGTGTGCTGGACCTCTGCACCTACACGGGCGGCTTTGCCCTGGCGGCCAAGCTCATCGGCAAGTGTGAAGACGTGACCGGCGTGGACCTGGATGAAAAGGCCATCGCCCAGGCCAAACAGAACGCGAACCTGAACCAGACCAAGCTGAACTGGACACAAGGCGATGCCTTTGGTTGGTCGCGCCAGATGATCAAAAACGGTGAACTGTGGGATACCGTGGTGCTGGACCCACCGAAGCTGATCCATCACCGCGACACGCTGGAAGAAGGCATCTTCAAATATCGCGATCTCAACGGGCTGGCGATCCAGCTCGTCAAGCGTGGTGGCTTGTTTGTCACCTGCTCCTGCTCAGGGCTGATCAGCACGGAAGAATTTGAAGAACTGGTGATGGGTGTGGCCCACCGTCATGGACGCAAGCTGCAGATCCTCGACCGCACCGGCCCCGGACTGGACCATCCAGTGATGTCCAACTGCCCCGAAAGCCGTTACCTGAAAGTCATCTGGTCCATCGTTGTCTAAGTGACCTTGCGGGCATCCGAATTAGGGAGCCTGCCGTCCGAATTTGCGCTCTAGCTCATTGAGAGACATCTGAATGAGCGTGGGGCGGCCATGCGGGCAGCAATACGGCATTTCACAGGCAAAAAGATCCTCCAGCAGGGCCTGGATTTCTGGCAAGGCCAGACGGTCATTCGCCTTCACGGAATGGCGGCACACCGTGGTGGCGATCATGTCTTCCCCAAGGCGCAGCGAGGAGCTTTTGGAGCTGAGGCTCTGCAGTTCCTCGATCACCTGATCCAGCCACGCGAGTGGATCGTCGGTTTTCAAAAAGGTGGGCAGCGCCTCAACCTTGAAAGTGTTGGGGCCAAAGGGTTCCGCCTCAATGCCCAGCCGGGATAAGGCCTCCAGATTGCGGGTCAGCACATCGGCATCACGCGGGCTCGTTTGCAGCGTCAGCGGCATGAGCAGCCTCTGTGAGGGCACCCCGCCCTGCTCCATGGCCTTGCGCATTTTTTCAAAGTTCACGCGCTCATGCGCCGCATGCTGGTCCATGAGGACGAGGCCCTCGGTGCTTTCCATCAGCACGTAGAGCTTGTGCAGCACGCCGATGATGCGGAAGTGCGGCATCTGCTTTTTCACCGGGGCTTCTTCCACTTCCTCCTCAGGCTGCAGATGGGGCGCAACAGCCGGAGATGTTTTGACCGAGGGAGCTGCCTCCAGGGAAGCAAGCTGAGTGACCTCGGCAGACGATGCAGGAGAATCAGCCGATGGACGTGGACTCGCGATGGCAGGCTCTGGCGTCAGAAACGAAGCGGCCCGTGGTGACACTGCCGCACGTGCCCCGGAAGCCGCCGGAATGACCATCTCTGACTGCACACTCGCAGCCTCCGCCACGGGCAGGCGCGGCACGGATGGCACATGGCCGGTGGGCAGCTTGCTGCCCGTCTCCAAGGCCCGCTTCACAGCGCGAGCGACGGCTTCACGCACGGCGAAACCATCGTGAAAACGCACCTCCTTTTTGGCCGGGTGCACGTTGATGTCAAAGGCTTGGGCCTCCATCTCCAGAAAGAGAAAGGTCACCGGATACTGGCCTTTCATCAGGGCATTGTGAAAGCCCTCCTTGAGACCGTAGTTGATGGCCGGACTCTCAATCGGACGGCCATTCAAAAAGGTGATCTGCTGCTGCCGATTGGAGCGGCTGAGCCCTGGCCCGCCGATGTAGCCGGAAACGCTTACGCCCAGATGCTCCACCTCGGGCAGCTTGATGAGACGCGTCACCAGTTCATCCCCCGCCAGACCACGTATGCGGTCGATCATATCGGCAGTGGCCGGAAGATGGAAGGTGACCGCACCATCCCGGATGAGCGTGAATGCCGTCTGGGGATTGGCAATCGCATGGAGGCGGAACTGCTGCTCGATGTGCGAGTACTCCGTGGCCTCCGTACGCAGAAATTTCCGCCGCGCAGGCACATTGAAAAACAGGGAGCGCACCTCGATGACGGTGCCGTGATTGCCGCCATGATCCTTCACCGCGCTGAGCTTGCCGCCCATGATCTCGATCTCCGTGCCGCTGAGGGCATCGCGTTCACGTGTGGCCAGACGAAAGCGCGAGACGCTGGCGATGCTGGGCAGGGCCTCGCCACGAAAGCCAAAGGTGCGGATGGCGGCTAGGTCTTCTTTGGTCCGGATCTTGCTCGTCGCGTGCCGCTCCATGCACAGCATCGCATCCTCACGGTCCATCCCGCAGCCGTCATCGGTGATGCGGATGAGCGCCGTGCCGCCGCGCTGCACCTCCACGGTGATGTGCCGCGCCCCGGCATCCAGGCTGTTTTCCACCAGTTCGCGAATGACCGCCGCAGGCCGCTCCACGACTTCCCCCGCCGCCACCTGGCTGGCGAGTGAATCGGAAAGAATACGAATTTTTGACATAACTCTGCAAATAGTGCAGGACGAACGCACGTAAACCCACCATGTCACATCAACGCACCAGAATGCTAATCTAGGTTTGCGGATTTTTTTCTTTCTCTCTTTTTATGATTCAGATCACCCCGAGTGCCATCACGGAACTCTCTCACATGCTCGAAGCCCAAAAGGCCGCTGCCGGCAGCGGGCTTCGCATCGGTGTGGAAAAAGGTGGGTGCGCAGGTTTGCAATACGCAATGCGCATCGCCCAACCTGAACCCACCGACCACCTCTTCACCGAAGGCGGTGTCACTCTCATTGTGGACAATGACAGTTTGGCATTTTTGGATGGTAGCACAATTGATTACATTGATGCTTTGAACGACTCTGGCTTTCGTGTTATCAACCCCAACGCCACACGCAGCTGTGGCTGTGGAACATCGTTTGAACCGAAGGAATCCGCCTGAGGAACAAATTTTCGACGATTCACAAAAAAAACTTTTCTTTTTGATTTGAACCAGTAAAATTTCAGGAGACTGATTTTTACAGTTTTTAACAATTTTCTCAATTTTGATATGCAAGTTCGATTTCTGAGCGACGGAAGCGAATACCGCTCTTATGGCGGAGGCAGCCTTTCACAAAAAAAGGAAGGCGGCGGTATCTTTTGGTGGGCGATTCTCATCACACTCCTTATGGGAGCCGCCACTTTCTGCTGGTTTTTCAGCATCATGGTTTTTTCCCACCCGGAAAAGCCCTTCAATTACAAGGTCTTGGCAAAGTTTAAAAAACTCACGCCCCTGCGCCCTTACACCATCTACACAGCCCCTCCAGGCAAGTCCTTTGGTGCCCGTGACCTCCTTAGCGAGTTCACCCCCTACAACCACGAGCAGCTCAGCGTCCGCAATGACGTGTTCAAGCGGTCCTACCTGAAGAATTACCAGCACGAGCAGCCGATGTACCTCATGGGCAGCTTCCGCGTCCTCAGCGCCCGCCCTCTGGCCGATTCGGATGTGTTCACCCAGGGCTGGATCGTTCGCGCCCGCTCCAGCGATCTGGAAGATGTGGATCTGGAACTCGTGATGCCCGGCCTGCAGAAAGAGGCAGCGCCTTTTGCCTCCGGTGACGTCATCACCCTGCAAAAGCGCAGCTACGCCTCTGCCTTGCACGTTCAGCGCATGGATGAGGACCGCCTCTGCATCACCGTCGTTCCCCTGGCTTACCAGACGACCGCCAAGACTGGCAACGAAGTGCTGGCACTCACTCCACCGGAGCGCCTGAACATGGAAGCCTACTGGCCCATCACCCGCGATCCCGGCTCTGAAATGGCCCTCACCCAGCAGGAGCCTGCCGACATCGCTGCGGCCAAGCCTTAAGCGGACGGAGAAAGCTTTACACGCTTCCTGTTAGACCTTTCATTTTTCATCAGGCCGCACTCCATCCGGGTGCGGCTTTTTGATGTCGGGTCTCCTGACACAATTCAGTGGCTTTAACGAATCAGACGATGTCTCAAAAGTCGGCTTCTAAGGCAAGCCCTGTGCTCACGATGCACCGCTCCCATGGATGGTGGTAACCCTTGAGCCACACACCTTTCTTGCCGATCTCCTGTTCAAGGAATTGCCGATGCCAAACCGTTCAATACAGTTTGTTAGGCTCATCCACGCATGTGTCCATCCCGCGAAGTACATAGACCTCGCCATCAGGTCATCACTCGTTAGGCAGCTCATGCCTCAATGGATAACAACCGACCCTTCCGACTCGTTCAGCGATCACAAAAAATGGCCAGCCCTATGAGGGCTGGCCATTTCTTGAACGCAGAGCCTTATTCGGCCCGTAGGCTGAGAATGAAGGCTTTCACGTCTTCAAACTCCTGAGGTTTCAGGATGAGATTCATCGGCGGCATTGGGCTGATCGGCGTAGCGGTGTAGCCTTCGGCCAGCCGGGCATTGGGGTTCACCAGGGATTCCAGGATGTAGGCCTCGTCCTTGCGGCTGGCGATGCCGTCCAGGGCAGGCCCCACAGGGCTACCCTTCCCGCCCAGCATGTGGCAGGTCATGCAGGCGGCCACAGGATGTTTCCAGAAAATGTCCTCGCCGCGCTTGGCATCACCTAACAAGGTTTGCTTTTCATCATTCAGAGGAGTCAGTTCGCAGAGCTTCACTTCATCAAAGTAGCCGTCGCCTTTGCCCACGTGGAGGATGTTGATGCTGGCTTTGTCCTTGTCTTTGTTGGTGAAGACGACGTCCACTTCGTTCCAGTCGCTGACACGCGCGGTGTTCTTCGCCGTTTCGTGACGGCCGATGTGGTCATTGAAACTGACCTTGCCTTTCAGTGCGTGCGTCTTCACCCAGCCACTGAGACGATAGGTGGTGTTACGCTTCAGCGGCACCTCCTGATAGAGACTGGTGTCGCCATCGTCGCGGGTAATGCAGCGGACGGCCTTTTCACCCGCGTGATTTTTGCCATCACCGCCCACGGACGTCCATTCAGCCTGGACCGTGCCCGGCTTGTTGCCGTAGTCGCGGCGCTTCCAGCCCACGGGCAGCCCATCGGTGCCGATGTCTTCCAGTCCCGCATTGGTCAGCAGATTGGGGCCTTCCTTGAAGGCGCTGGCCCCGTGCTTCTTCGACAGCACGCGGGCGGCCTCCACCAGCCATTCGTCGCCCTGCACGATGGGATCGCTGCTGAGGCGTGAGACAAGGGTCTTGATCTCCTCCGTGGTTGGCAGCTCTGCCAGTTTCACAAAGGCCGCCAAGCGTGTATGCAGATCTGCATCCGAGATGGTTCCGGAGCCAAACAGCAGCGCAGCCGCCTTCGCGTCCGTTCCCAGCGCGCGGATGGCATTGCGGCGCAGGATAGGGTCCTTAGAGAGCAGCGCCGCCTTGTGAGTGGCCTCATCCAGCTTGCCCAGACCTTGCAGCGTCCAGAGGGCATGCGCAGCTCCTGGGCCGCCCTCTTTCATGAGCATGGCGCTGTTTTCCGGAAGCCTGCCTTTTTCCACGTCCAAGCGTTGGGCCGTCAGGCGTGACCATTGCGTGTCACCATCCAGCGAAGGTTTAGAGATCTTCGCAGAAGCCCCCTTGGCCACCACGCGATAGATGCGTCCACGTTCATGATCGCGCAGATCGTTTTTATGAGCGCCGCCTACACCCGTTTCGCCTTTGAAACCACCCCGCTCCACACTCGGTGTGGGATTGTGCTGGATGATGAAGTTTTGGAAATCAGCAAACCACACCGCCCCATCAGGACCGACCTCGGCAAAAACAGGGGACATCCACTCGTCCGTGCTCGCCACCAGATTATAGCTATCCTTGGCCGTGTAGCCTGCCCCCTGCGGCTGCACGTCCATCAGCGTGATTACTTTCATGGTCGGTTCGCAAACCATGGCTATCCCTTGCAGGCGTGTCGGCAGGGACTTGCTTTCAATGAAGGCGCTGCCTGCGGCTGCGGTATAACCATTGAAGACATCCACCTGACGATAGTTCGGCGTGATCGTATGCACCGTGTCCACTTCATTGATCTTCTTGGCCGTCATCGCCCGCAGCCCGCTGGGCATGATGGACTGAGGCAAGCCGCCGTAAAAAATCGGAGCGCCGTTAGCGGTACCGCCGAATTGATCCCCCGCTGCATTGGCACTGTGTCCCCAGGCATTGTTGGTGAATTGATGCAAGAACTCCAGGGCGCTGCCATCCGGCTTGAAGCGATAGGTGCCCATCATGAACTTCAGGTCTTTGCCACCGACTTGGCCCTCAAAGCCACTGTAGCCCACACAGCCGTAGATCCAGTTATCCAGACCGTAGTGGAGATTGCTGGCCTGGGCATGCGTATCCCGGATGCCATAACCGGTGATGATGTCCTGGCGGATGTCCGCCTTGTCATCGCCATCGGTGTCCTTGAGGAACATGAAACGCGGCGGCTGGCTGACGATCACCCCGCCATTGGCAAACACCAAAGCGGTGGGGATGTTTAGCTTGTCAGCAAAGACCGTGAACTTGTCAGCCCGGCCATCGCCATCAGTGTCTTCACAGATCTTGATCGAGTCATTCCCCTTCCCATCCTCGACAAGGCCATGGGGGTAGTCGCTGGTTTCACAGACCCAGCAGCGGCCCCGTTCATCCCAGGCAAAGGCAATGGGCTTGCGGATGTCCGGCTCCGCCGCGAAGAGTTTCAGCTCCAGATCCGCCGGCACCTGCGTGCGTTCCATGCTGCCTTTGACATCGAAAGGATATTGGAAGGTGAGCGGCTGCGGGCGCTTTTCGTAGTTGGCCACCATCGGATGCGCCTCACGCTTCTCCGGCTCGCGTTGCGCCAGAAAGGCCTCATAGCTCTGGCGTCTTTCTTTGGACAAAGCAGCGAGCACCTGTTCACGAACAGCCTCAGGCTTGCCTGCTTCTTCGGCTTTTAAAACGCAATCATAGTTAGGCGCGGAGGAAGCCTCGGTGGCGTAGTCAAACCAGATGGCGTCTCGGCCTAGTTCTTTCATGGCCTCATGCAGAGCCCCCAATTTGGAACGTTCGGCACCTGAGGGATCGAGGTAAAGTACACGCACAGGCCCCGAGACCGGACTCTGGGCCAGAGCCGCCAAGGGCAAAAACAAAGCAAGGAGGGAAACAAACTTCATGGTTGGAAGGAGTGATTGAATTTCACCCTATCTAACGACGGCACACCCCTTTCTTCCTCTGACAACTTTTATGCGAGATCAGACATCACACCTTAACCTCACACCCTCACTAGGCCACGCCGGATCGCCTCCGCTGTGGCCTGGGCGCGGTCGTTGACCTTCAGTTTCACCAGGATGCGGCTGACGTGCTGTTTCACCGTGTCTTCCCCGATGCCCAGCGTCGCCGCGATTTCCTTGTTCGCATTTCCCTGCGTGACCAGCGTCAGGATCTCGCGCTCTCGTGGCGTGATCTCCGGCTCGGCCGTGCGTTCTTTCAAGCGAGCCTCCAGATCAGCAGGCAGCCATTTTTCACCCTTGGCAACGGTGCGAATGGCCTTCAGCAAATCCTCGCGGGAGGACGATTTTTGAAGGTAACCCAGAGCGCCGGCACGCATCGCGGCCTGCACCTCTTCATCACGGGCAAAGGTGGAAAACATCAGCACCTGGGCATTCGGGTGGCCGGCGATTAGCTGCGCTGTGGTTTCAATGCCAGAGATGCCAGGCAATTGCAGATCCATGAGGACGACCTGAGGTTTGAACTGATCAAAGGCCGCGAGGGCCAGCTCTCCTCGGTCCACCTCTCCAGCCACCCGCAGATCGTCTTCAAGCTCTAGTGAGGCCGCAAGGCCGCTGCGCACCACAAAGTGGTCATCCACAAGCAAAAGGGTGATGGGAAATTCAGCCATGATCAGTCAGAAGTAAGAGGCAAGGTCACACGCACCTGCGTGCCGTGCGGCAAGATGTTCAGCCATTCCACCTGCGCGCCAATGCGCAGGCAGCGTTCGCGAATGCCCATGCAGCCAAAGTGCCCGGCCTGGCCCTGGGTGGAGGTTTGATCCAGCCCCAGACCATCATCAGATACCGTCAGGCAAAGCAGCCCCTCCTGCATTTTCAACCCCAGTGCGATGGAGGTGGCGTGCGCATGTTTCAGCACATTGGTCACGGCCTCCTGCGCAATCATGCGCAAATGATGCGCCACATGCACAGGCAGGGCTGGCAAGGGCGGCTCCACCTGCACAGTCACTTGCAGCAGATCGCTCAGCGTGCGATCCGCCAGCTCTTGCAAGGCGGCAGAAAGGTCCGTCACACTTTCGGGGTCGGCGCGCAGGTCCGCCACCAGATTGCGGGCCTCCGTTTGAATGCGGGAAACCAGATGGCGGGAGGTTTCCATCAGCCGCCTGGCTTTCTCTTCTAAAGGACGAGTCACCGCCGCATCCAGCCGCAGGGACAGCCCGGCGAGTTCCTGCTCCAGCGTATCATGAAACTCTCTCGCGATGCGTTGGCGCTCCTCCAACGCGGCCTCATGGGCGATGCGGCGACGCAGGGCCTCACCCTGCTTGGCCACCTGCCGCCGCAGCAGGGTGATCCACAGCAAACCTCCCGCGACCAGCGCCAGCAGCAGCCCAACCAGCCCTACGAGCCGCTGCACCGTCCACCAGGACGGCGCGCTCAGCACCACCAGATCTTCCACCCCACGCAGCATCAGCATCGCCCGTTCAGGCCGGGAACGGAACCCCTGATCGGTGGAGGACTCGATGCGGCAGATGCCCGTGAGTTGCAGCAGGGAGCCGGGCCGCAGATCCTGGATGTCCTCGGCCTCCGGCAGCAGAGCGCGCATGGGCAAAGCGCCTGAAAGCAGCCGCAGTTCCCAGCCTGCACCCGTGCGGTAGGCATCCACCAGTTCCACCTCCAGCCTAACTAAATTTGCGTCCAAGGTGCCGCTGGCGATCTCTTTCAGTGTCACCTGCACCGGCTCCATCCCATGCACCACAGGCGTCGCCTCCTTCACCAGCACCGCATCCACCAGGCTGGCGCTGAAGCCATCCATGTTAGGGAACCCCGCCACATCCACCAACTGCCCCGGCTTCAAAAGTTGCGGGCTCGCTAGTCGCACCGCCATGGCTGCAGGGCGCGCATTTTCACTCGGGAGAACCAGAGGCTTGATCGGTGGTGAGGAGGGCACCTGGACTTCCGCCTTCAGATCCCGGATAAAAACCTGCCCATCAGGAAAAGCGGCCAGCACCTTGCCCATCGTGCGTACACGGTGGCCAAATTCAGGGATGCGCCCCGGATCAAACTGCAGCAGCCGGGCCGCAGGCAGGGCCTCCAGATTCGCCACCGCAGGCGCGGGTTTCAGAATTTTGACCTCGCTCCAATCACTCACCCGCAGGTAGGGAAACACAAGTTGCCGACGGTCATTGATTCCCCCCGCCGCCAGCGCGGTGATCTGCAGCCTAGCATCCACCCAGGCCTCCATGCCATCGGGCAAAGGCGCATCAACCCGAACTTCGACCACTCGACTGCCTAACGCCAAGTGCAACACGGAATGATTTTCCTCAGGTACGGACAATCGGCGCCCGATCCCCTCCACCTGCACCATCTGGTAATGATAGCGGCCCGTGGCCAGATCCTCATACCCGGCGGGAGCGGGCACTGGAGGATTGCCCGAACCCAGCACCTCATACGATTGCGCAATGATGCCCGTGAGATAGAGCCCCGGCATGCTGGTGCCCTTCACATGCACACGATCCCCCGGCTTCATCGGCTGGGTGCGATCCGGTGCCCGGAAAAAAGTGCCGCCCGTTTCATCCTGGATGAAAACCGTGCCGCCTCCCGGTGCCTCGATAAAACCCACCACGGCCTGCAGATCCACCGGCACACTTTGCAACGCCCGATCCGGCGGCAGCGCCCTCACCTGCGCGGCCCGCATCAGCACATCCTGGGCCTGG from Prosthecobacter algae encodes the following:
- the mutL gene encoding DNA mismatch repair endonuclease MutL, yielding MSKIRILSDSLASQVAAGEVVERPAAVIRELVENSLDAGARHITVEVQRGGTALIRITDDGCGMDREDAMLCMERHATSKIRTKEDLAAIRTFGFRGEALPSIASVSRFRLATRERDALSGTEIEIMGGKLSAVKDHGGNHGTVIEVRSLFFNVPARRKFLRTEATEYSHIEQQFRLHAIANPQTAFTLIRDGAVTFHLPATADMIDRIRGLAGDELVTRLIKLPEVEHLGVSVSGYIGGPGLSRSNRQQQITFLNGRPIESPAINYGLKEGFHNALMKGQYPVTFLFLEMEAQAFDINVHPAKKEVRFHDGFAVREAVARAVKRALETGSKLPTGHVPSVPRLPVAEAASVQSEMVIPAASGARAAVSPRAASFLTPEPAIASPRPSADSPASSAEVTQLASLEAAPSVKTSPAVAPHLQPEEEVEEAPVKKQMPHFRIIGVLHKLYVLMESTEGLVLMDQHAAHERVNFEKMRKAMEQGGVPSQRLLMPLTLQTSPRDADVLTRNLEALSRLGIEAEPFGPNTFKVEALPTFLKTDDPLAWLDQVIEELQSLSSKSSSLRLGEDMIATTVCRHSVKANDRLALPEIQALLEDLFACEMPYCCPHGRPTLIQMSLNELERKFGRQAP
- a CDS encoding iron-sulfur cluster assembly accessory protein, with the translated sequence MIQITPSAITELSHMLEAQKAAAGSGLRIGVEKGGCAGLQYAMRIAQPEPTDHLFTEGGVTLIVDNDSLAFLDGSTIDYIDALNDSGFRVINPNATRSCGCGTSFEPKESA
- a CDS encoding PVC-type heme-binding CxxCH protein, which codes for MKFVSLLALFLPLAALAQSPVSGPVRVLYLDPSGAERSKLGALHEAMKELGRDAIWFDYATEASSAPNYDCVLKAEEAGKPEAVREQVLAALSKERRQSYEAFLAQREPEKREAHPMVANYEKRPQPLTFQYPFDVKGSMERTQVPADLELKLFAAEPDIRKPIAFAWDERGRCWVCETSDYPHGLVEDGKGNDSIKICEDTDGDGRADKFTVFADKLNIPTALVFANGGVIVSQPPRFMFLKDTDGDDKADIRQDIITGYGIRDTHAQASNLHYGLDNWIYGCVGYSGFEGQVGGKDLKFMMGTYRFKPDGSALEFLHQFTNNAWGHSANAAGDQFGGTANGAPIFYGGLPQSIMPSGLRAMTAKKINEVDTVHTITPNYRQVDVFNGYTAAAGSAFIESKSLPTRLQGIAMVCEPTMKVITLMDVQPQGAGYTAKDSYNLVASTDEWMSPVFAEVGPDGAVWFADFQNFIIQHNPTPSVERGGFKGETGVGGAHKNDLRDHERGRIYRVVAKGASAKISKPSLDGDTQWSRLTAQRLDVEKGRLPENSAMLMKEGGPGAAHALWTLQGLGKLDEATHKAALLSKDPILRRNAIRALGTDAKAAALLFGSGTISDADLHTRLAAFVKLAELPTTEEIKTLVSRLSSDPIVQGDEWLVEAARVLSKKHGASAFKEGPNLLTNAGLEDIGTDGLPVGWKRRDYGNKPGTVQAEWTSVGGDGKNHAGEKAVRCITRDDGDTSLYQEVPLKRNTTYRLSGWVKTHALKGKVSFNDHIGRHETAKNTARVSDWNEVDVVFTNKDKDKASINILHVGKGDGYFDEVKLCELTPLNDEKQTLLGDAKRGEDIFWKHPVAACMTCHMLGGKGSPVGPALDGIASRKDEAYILESLVNPNARLAEGYTATPISPMPPMNLILKPQEFEDVKAFILSLRAE
- a CDS encoding response regulator transcription factor, with product MAEFPITLLLVDDHFVVRSGLAASLELEDDLRVAGEVDRGELALAAFDQFKPQVVLMDLQLPGISGIETTAQLIAGHPNAQVLMFSTFARDEEVQAAMRAGALGYLQKSSSREDLLKAIRTVAKGEKWLPADLEARLKERTAEPEITPREREILTLVTQGNANKEIAATLGIGEDTVKQHVSRILVKLKVNDRAQATAEAIRRGLVRV
- a CDS encoding sensor histidine kinase, translated to MKSGWQILCIVWGLALGGQAQDVLMRAAQVRALPPDRALQSVPVDLQAVVGFIEAPGGGTVFIQDETGGTFFRAPDRTQPMKPGDRVHVKGTSMPGLYLTGIIAQSYEVLGSGNPPVPAPAGYEDLATGRYHYQMVQVEGIGRRLSVPEENHSVLHLALGSRVVEVRVDAPLPDGMEAWVDARLQITALAAGGINDRRQLVFPYLRVSDWSEVKILKPAPAVANLEALPAARLLQFDPGRIPEFGHRVRTMGKVLAAFPDGQVFIRDLKAEVQVPSSPPIKPLVLPSENARPAAMAVRLASPQLLKPGQLVDVAGFPNMDGFSASLVDAVLVKEATPVVHGMEPVQVTLKEIASGTLDANLVRLEVELVDAYRTGAGWELRLLSGALPMRALLPEAEDIQDLRPGSLLQLTGICRIESSTDQGFRSRPERAMLMLRGVEDLVVLSAPSWWTVQRLVGLVGLLLALVAGGLLWITLLRRQVAKQGEALRRRIAHEAALEERQRIAREFHDTLEQELAGLSLRLDAAVTRPLEEKARRLMETSRHLVSRIQTEARNLVADLRADPESVTDLSAALQELADRTLSDLLQVTVQVEPPLPALPVHVAHHLRMIAQEAVTNVLKHAHATSIALGLKMQEGLLCLTVSDDGLGLDQTSTQGQAGHFGCMGIRERCLRIGAQVEWLNILPHGTQVRVTLPLTSD